One segment of Brassica napus cultivar Da-Ae chromosome C3, Da-Ae, whole genome shotgun sequence DNA contains the following:
- the LOC106443675 gene encoding probable pectinesterase/pectinesterase inhibitor — protein sequence MNTPIKLTFLILCIALTATAFVVPAKRADVTPEHEKTVAGICSVVEDKNLCSITLKTVPSNDPAFLVRYLATAAESSVKKGLNFLSEIKPKYKGNSFATNCITGCEKQLNNALEDFADFWKAAGKNITSMADNYFTCKKKMTSIFTYHSTCLDDIYDKTLLKEVQGGIGLGKRMSGESVDVFAGMDKVFNTLNIKTKLNQQDTDSLLPPPLSFYYT from the coding sequence atgaacactccAATAAAACTCACCTTTCTCATTCTCTGCATCGCCCTAACCGCAACCGCATTCGTAGTCCCAGCCAAACGTGCCGACGTTACACCAGAACACGAAAAAACCGTCGCAGGAATCTGCAGCGTTGTCGAAGACAAAAATCTTTGTAGCATAACCTTGAAAACCGTCCCAAGCAATGACCCCGCCTTCTTGGTCCGTTACTTAGCCACAGCCGCAGAATCCTCTGTTAAAAAGGGCTTGAACTTCCTCTCTGAAATCAAACCCAAGTACAAAGGAAACTCATTCGCCACAAACTGCATCACTGGTTGTGAGAAACAGCTAAACAACGCCTTGGAAGACTTTGCAGATTTCTGGAAAGCCGCGGGAAAAAACATAACAAGCATGGCTGATAATTACTTCACatgcaagaagaagatgacttCGATCTTCACGTACCACTCCACTTGTCTCGATGACATTTACGACAAAACGTTGTTGAAAGAGGTTCAAGGAGGGATAGGGCTTGGGAAAAGAATGAGTGGTGAGTCAGTGGATGTGTTCGCTGGAATGGACAAAGTCTTTAACACTTTAAACATTAAGACCAAACTTAACCAGCAAGATACCGATTCGTTGCTCCCACCACCATTGTCGTTTTACTAcacttga
- the LOC111203626 gene encoding probable receptor-like protein kinase At2g47060, whose product MTLTKQKSRLWQFVLTGIQGSFHDVLHVSTARALECLHDKANPHIIHRDTKSSNVLLFEDDVAKVSDFDLSDQATAMASRLYSTHVLGTFVYHASE is encoded by the exons ATGACTCTTACTAAGCAAAAGTCAAGGCTTTGGCAATTTGTGTTGACGGGAATTCAAGGATCTTTTCATGATGTTCTTCATG TTTCAACTGCAAGAGCGCTTGAGTGTTTGCATGACAAAGCAAACCCTCACATCATTCACCGTGACACTAAATCCAGCAATGTCCTACTCTTTGAGGATGATGTTGCCAAAGTTTCTGACTTTGATCTCTCTGATCAAGCTACTGCTATGGCGTCTCGCCTTTATTCAACTCATGTTCTTGGAACTTTCGTTTACCACGCTTCTGAGTAA